A genomic segment from Verrucomicrobiia bacterium encodes:
- a CDS encoding protein arginine kinase, which yields MDIHEFLIPPADTARRKGPHDRIVMSSRVRLARNIREAAFPGWAKKPERVRVLDIIRPAVEHLPEMKDAFSQSMDNLTTLDKQILVERHLISREHAAKSAGSGLVLNRDETLCVMINEEDHLRMQALRPGLQLRQAWTAIDAFDSTLEKKLDYAFNPDLGYLTACPTNIGTGIRVSAMLHLPGLVLAEQINPIIQSVNKLGLAVRGLYGEGTEALGNVFQVSNQMTLGESESAIVERLEKVLAQIIEHEENARATLLEKKPKMVFNHIGRAYGILANAHSISSKETMNLLSLMRLGVDVGVFPGVERSLVDELFILTQPAHLQQQHSEKLSAEERDLLRADMVRERLKQVSRPISRPKGGQGTGLDKPEK from the coding sequence ATGGACATTCATGAGTTCCTGATTCCACCGGCCGACACTGCCCGACGCAAAGGACCGCACGATCGAATTGTCATGTCCAGCCGGGTTCGCCTGGCGCGAAACATTCGCGAGGCGGCATTTCCGGGTTGGGCCAAAAAGCCGGAACGTGTGCGTGTCCTGGATATCATTCGCCCCGCCGTGGAGCATCTTCCCGAGATGAAGGATGCCTTCTCGCAATCGATGGACAATCTTACCACACTGGATAAACAAATTCTCGTGGAACGGCATCTGATCAGTCGTGAACACGCGGCAAAAAGCGCCGGCAGCGGGCTTGTTTTGAATCGGGACGAAACCCTCTGTGTGATGATCAATGAAGAGGATCATCTGCGCATGCAGGCGTTGCGCCCAGGGTTGCAGTTGCGGCAGGCGTGGACGGCCATTGACGCCTTCGATTCCACGCTTGAGAAGAAGCTCGACTACGCCTTCAACCCCGACCTGGGTTACCTGACCGCCTGCCCCACCAATATAGGTACAGGCATTCGGGTGAGCGCGATGTTGCACCTCCCAGGACTGGTGCTCGCAGAGCAGATCAATCCGATCATCCAGTCAGTCAACAAACTGGGCCTGGCTGTGCGCGGATTATACGGAGAAGGGACGGAGGCGCTCGGAAATGTGTTCCAGGTGTCCAATCAAATGACACTGGGGGAATCGGAAAGCGCGATCGTGGAGCGGTTGGAGAAAGTTCTCGCCCAGATCATTGAGCACGAGGAGAACGCGCGGGCCACACTGCTGGAGAAAAAGCCCAAGATGGTCTTCAACCATATCGGCCGGGCCTATGGCATCCTTGCGAATGCACACAGTATTTCTTCGAAAGAAACGATGAATCTGCTTTCGTTGATGCGCCTGGGCGTCGATGTGGGTGTGTTTCCGGGAGTCGAGCGGTCGCTGGTGGACGAGTTGTTCATCCTGACGCAGCCGGCGCACCTGCAGCAGCAGCATTCAGAAAAGCTCTCGGCGGAGGAACGCGACCTGCTCCGCGCTGACATGGTTCGCGAGCGGTTGAAGCAGGTCAGCAGGCCGATTTCACGGCCGAAGGGTGGGCAGGGTACGGGATTGGACAAACCGGAAAAATAA
- a CDS encoding UvrB/UvrC motif-containing protein, giving the protein MLCCICKEREATVHLTQIAGEKMQKVDLCEECAKTKGVNDPTGFSLADLLLGLGASQEMEQSAGGVDLKCPRCGFTQADFKKAGRLGCPDCYKTFADGLDGLLKSMHKGTRHVGKVPESLRQSRDISDRLKLLQKKLAKAIQEENFEQAAQLRDEIKQMNAKLSNIAAT; this is encoded by the coding sequence ATGCTGTGCTGCATCTGCAAGGAACGCGAAGCCACCGTGCATTTAACCCAGATCGCTGGTGAAAAAATGCAGAAGGTGGACCTTTGCGAAGAATGCGCGAAGACGAAGGGAGTCAATGATCCCACCGGATTCTCGCTTGCTGACCTTTTGCTCGGGCTCGGCGCCTCGCAGGAAATGGAACAATCAGCCGGAGGCGTCGACCTCAAATGCCCGCGATGCGGCTTCACGCAGGCCGATTTCAAAAAAGCTGGGCGTCTCGGCTGCCCGGATTGCTATAAAACCTTCGCGGACGGCCTGGATGGATTGCTGAAGTCCATGCACAAGGGAACGCGTCATGTCGGCAAAGTTCCGGAATCCTTGCGCCAGTCGCGTGACATATCGGATCGGTTGAAGCTGTTGCAGAAGAAACTCGCAAAGGCCATTCAGGAAGAGAACTTCGAGCAGGCTGCGCAACTCAGGGACGAGATCAAGCAGATGAACGCGAAGCTTAGCAACATAGCAGCCACTTGA
- the ilvE gene encoding branched-chain-amino-acid transaminase: MKVYLDGKFCDEQDAKVSVFDHGLLYGDGIFEGIRAYNGRVFKLKEHIDRLFYSAKAILLTIPMPHAAVMKAVVDSCRANNLRDGYIRLIVTRGVGTLGLNPNRCKNPSVIVIADKIQLYPEELYDRGMEIITVPTVRNLHSAVNPAIKSLNYLNNILAKIEANNAGCEEAVMLNADGYVAECTGDNIFIIKEGKLLTPPLSAGALYGITRQTVIDIAQKRGMEVSEPNLTRYDLFNADECFVTGTGAEIVPIVKIDARVIGDGKPGALTRSLVADYHSLTKVSGEPIYD, encoded by the coding sequence ATGAAAGTTTATCTGGACGGAAAATTCTGTGACGAACAGGACGCCAAAGTGTCCGTTTTTGATCACGGGTTGCTTTATGGCGACGGGATCTTCGAGGGGATTCGGGCTTACAATGGCCGCGTCTTCAAGCTCAAGGAGCACATCGACCGCCTGTTCTACTCTGCCAAGGCGATCCTCCTCACAATCCCAATGCCCCACGCGGCAGTCATGAAGGCGGTCGTGGACAGCTGCCGCGCAAACAACCTGCGGGACGGCTACATTCGATTGATCGTCACCCGCGGAGTCGGAACGCTCGGGCTGAATCCGAACCGCTGCAAAAATCCGTCAGTGATCGTGATTGCGGACAAGATCCAGCTTTATCCTGAGGAGTTGTATGACCGCGGTATGGAAATCATCACGGTTCCGACTGTTCGCAACCTGCACAGCGCAGTGAACCCCGCGATCAAGTCGCTCAATTATCTCAACAACATCCTCGCGAAGATTGAAGCCAACAACGCGGGCTGTGAAGAAGCCGTGATGTTGAATGCCGACGGCTATGTTGCCGAATGCACGGGCGATAACATTTTCATCATCAAGGAGGGCAAACTCCTCACGCCTCCCTTGTCGGCCGGGGCGCTTTATGGAATCACGCGCCAGACTGTGATCGACATTGCCCAAAAACGCGGAATGGAAGTGTCTGAACCAAATCTCACCCGCTATGACCTGTTCAATGCGGATGAGTGTTTTGTAACCGGAACAGGCGCGGAAATCGTCCCGATTGTTAAGATCGATGCACGCGTGATTGGAGATGGAAAACCGGGAGCGCTGACGCGGTCACTGGTCGCGGATTACCATTCCTTGACGAAAGTCTCAGGGGAGCCGATATACGATTAG